The following are from one region of the Thermofilum sp. genome:
- a CDS encoding DNA-directed RNA polymerase subunit K, with product MTAEQSAHEEKIKIEIGPPWLTRYEKARIIGIRALQIALGAPVLVKAERGSSPVEIAEKELREGVLPIIIVRWTPSGRYQEIPLKYLRMQP from the coding sequence ATGACGGCAGAGCAGAGTGCTCACGAGGAGAAAATCAAAATTGAAATCGGACCACCTTGGCTAACCAGGTACGAGAAAGCGAGGATAATAGGGATAAGAGCGTTGCAGATCGCGCTTGGGGCACCAGTCCTAGTTAAAGCAGAGAGAGGGAGCAGTCCTGTAGAAATAGCTGAGAAAGAGCTTAGAGAGGGGGTACTCCCAATAATCATCGTACGCTGGACTCCTAGCGGGCGGTACCAGGAGATACCGCTCAAGTACTTGAGAATGCAGCCTTAG
- a CDS encoding arcadin 1, with protein sequence MSAVVFRARVTNISLIDSPTGEKLVRIELSEERELPGPVVIQREESELSRELVPVLSQIFRMLPGMSQGSYRLPRLTLILTEDEWDKLLERPSIGDVFEVEVKTGKIGVGKES encoded by the coding sequence ATGTCAGCAGTAGTATTCAGAGCAAGGGTTACGAACATATCTCTCATAGACTCACCCACAGGCGAGAAGCTCGTGAGAATAGAGCTGAGCGAGGAGCGCGAGCTCCCCGGCCCCGTAGTAATCCAGAGAGAGGAAAGCGAGCTGTCGAGAGAGCTCGTGCCGGTCCTTAGCCAGATCTTTAGAATGCTGCCGGGCATGAGTCAAGGTTCTTACCGCCTACCTAGGTTGACTTTAATCTTAACGGAGGACGAGTGGGATAAACTGCTCGAGAGGCCGAGCATAGGAGACGTGTTTGAAGTAGAGGTTAAAACCGGTAAAATAGGAGTCGGAAAGGAAAGCTAA